A region of Actinomycetota bacterium DNA encodes the following proteins:
- a CDS encoding ROK family protein: MLTVGVDIGGSSIHALVLDDAGDGDEVVGRVHLRTPMTGDRTDVLDVMWAAVQESIEAGDASIDDIPAVGIASPGIVIEGTVGGAFNVPGWYERFSIQRLFEERVERPCRVINDATAAAVGEHRLGAGRGHDNLLYVTIGTGVGGGLILGGKPYEGRLGGAGELGHMIVQRGGAVCPCGRRGCVEAYAGRRAMAQAAEREMAAGRHTILFDLKDEQGKRRLTSGVFRAALDAGDPFVGDLLDDAISALGAGIASTVNLLDVELVLIGGGFADKFAPFFVYRVEAAARPSLFLQPPHVRFGTADLGGDASALGAAMVARDDVIDDGDG, translated from the coding sequence GTGTTGACGGTCGGTGTCGATATCGGCGGCTCGTCCATCCACGCGCTCGTCCTCGACGACGCCGGTGACGGTGACGAGGTTGTGGGCCGCGTCCATCTGCGAACCCCGATGACCGGCGATCGCACCGACGTGCTCGACGTGATGTGGGCCGCGGTGCAGGAGTCGATCGAGGCCGGGGACGCCTCCATCGACGACATCCCAGCGGTGGGTATCGCCAGCCCGGGGATCGTCATCGAGGGCACCGTCGGCGGGGCGTTCAACGTGCCCGGGTGGTACGAGCGGTTCTCGATCCAGAGGCTGTTCGAGGAGCGCGTCGAGCGACCCTGCCGCGTGATCAACGATGCGACCGCTGCTGCCGTGGGTGAGCATCGTCTCGGTGCGGGGCGCGGCCACGACAACCTCCTCTACGTGACCATCGGCACGGGGGTCGGCGGCGGCCTGATCCTCGGAGGAAAGCCGTACGAGGGTCGCCTCGGAGGCGCCGGCGAGCTCGGTCACATGATCGTGCAGCGCGGGGGAGCCGTGTGCCCGTGTGGCCGGCGCGGCTGCGTCGAGGCGTACGCGGGGCGCCGGGCGATGGCGCAGGCGGCCGAGCGCGAGATGGCCGCGGGGCGCCACACCATCCTGTTCGACCTCAAGGACGAGCAGGGCAAGCGGCGGCTGACATCGGGTGTGTTCCGGGCGGCGCTCGACGCGGGCGATCCCTTCGTCGGCGACCTGCTCGATGATGCGATCTCGGCGCTCGGCGCGGGCATCGCCTCGACCGTCAACCTCCTCGACGTCGAGCTGGTCCTGATAGGGGGAGGGTTCGCCGACAAGTTCGCGCCCTTCTTCGTCTACCGAGTGGAGGCCGCGGCCCGCCCCAGCCTCTTCCTGCAACCGCCCCACGTCCGCTTCGGTACGGCCGACCTGGGAGGTGACGCCAGCGCCCTGGGCGCCGCCATGGTGGCGCGTGACGACGTCATCGACGACGGGGACGGCTAG
- a CDS encoding acyl-CoA dehydrogenase family protein has protein sequence MVTFLRAAVDHAVTRLAEQTSKDGRISVSALDEHQTVAYDIAALASRVAAAERLLTYGEHGGREAALALAFAAETAADLAGRVTGRLDRYGLDAAWLAGDIGAAVEAGRSSDFLTALGAAVIDGDGEAGPRHLGEEREMVRDTFRRFAEERVKPVAEEIHREDRDIPDEIIQGLAELGCFALSIPDTYGGYAEGGEDDLLNMVLVTEELSRGSLGVAGSLITRPEIISTAILRGGTEEQKQRWLPAIASGEKMCAVAVTEPDFGSDVAGVKTMATRTGDEWVIDGVKTWCTFAGKAELLLLLARTDPDRSKGHRGLSLFVVPKPRNEGHSFEVTQDGGGRMTGRAISTLGYRGMHSFEVVFENWRVAHTDLIGEDDGVGQGFYLQMQAFAAGRLQTAARAQGLMQAALDAAVTYTGQRHVFGEPLASYELTRTKIARMAAELVASRNFSFEVARMLAGGEGQLEASEVKQFSCLAAEWITREAQQLHGGYGYAEEYAVSRYFVDARVLSIFEGADEVLALRVIARTLLQDAL, from the coding sequence ATCGTCACGTTCCTGCGCGCTGCGGTCGACCACGCCGTGACCCGCCTCGCCGAGCAGACCAGCAAGGACGGGCGCATCTCCGTGTCGGCGCTCGACGAGCACCAGACCGTGGCCTACGACATCGCCGCGCTCGCGTCCCGGGTCGCCGCCGCCGAGCGGTTGCTCACTTACGGCGAGCACGGCGGACGGGAGGCCGCGCTCGCGCTCGCGTTCGCTGCGGAGACGGCAGCTGACCTCGCCGGACGCGTCACGGGTCGCCTCGATCGCTACGGGCTCGACGCTGCCTGGCTCGCGGGAGATATCGGGGCGGCGGTGGAAGCTGGCCGCTCGAGCGACTTCCTGACAGCGCTCGGCGCCGCGGTGATCGACGGGGACGGCGAAGCAGGGCCGCGCCACCTCGGCGAGGAGCGCGAGATGGTGCGCGACACCTTCCGTCGGTTCGCCGAGGAGCGCGTGAAGCCGGTCGCTGAGGAGATCCACCGTGAGGATCGTGACATCCCCGACGAGATCATCCAGGGTCTCGCCGAGCTCGGCTGCTTCGCCCTGTCGATCCCCGATACCTACGGGGGTTACGCCGAGGGTGGCGAGGACGACCTGCTCAACATGGTGCTCGTCACCGAGGAGCTCTCACGCGGCTCGCTGGGCGTCGCGGGCTCGCTCATCACGCGCCCCGAGATCATCTCCACGGCCATCCTGCGGGGCGGCACCGAGGAGCAGAAGCAACGCTGGCTGCCGGCGATCGCGTCGGGTGAGAAGATGTGCGCCGTCGCGGTCACCGAGCCCGACTTCGGGTCGGACGTCGCCGGGGTCAAGACCATGGCGACCCGCACTGGCGACGAGTGGGTGATCGACGGCGTCAAGACGTGGTGCACCTTCGCGGGCAAGGCGGAGCTGCTGCTGCTGCTCGCGCGCACCGATCCGGACCGGTCGAAGGGCCACCGTGGTCTGTCGCTGTTCGTGGTTCCCAAGCCGCGCAACGAGGGTCATTCGTTCGAGGTCACCCAGGACGGTGGCGGGCGGATGACCGGTCGCGCCATCTCCACCCTCGGCTACCGCGGGATGCATAGCTTCGAGGTCGTGTTCGAGAACTGGCGGGTGGCGCACACCGACCTCATCGGCGAGGACGACGGCGTCGGGCAGGGCTTCTACCTGCAGATGCAGGCGTTCGCCGCGGGTCGGCTGCAGACCGCCGCGCGGGCGCAGGGGCTGATGCAGGCCGCGCTCGACGCCGCGGTCACCTACACCGGGCAGCGGCACGTGTTCGGCGAGCCGCTCGCGAGCTACGAGCTGACCCGGACCAAGATCGCCCGCATGGCCGCGGAGCTGGTCGCGTCGCGCAACTTCTCGTTCGAGGTGGCGCGGATGCTCGCCGGGGGGGAGGGTCAGCTCGAGGCGAGCGAGGTCAAGCAGTTCAGCTGCCTGGCGGCCGAGTGGATCACCCGCGAGGCGCAGCAGCTGCACGGTGGGTACGGCTACGCCGAGGAGTACGCCGTCAGCCGCTACTTCGTCGACGCGCGCGTGCTGTCGATCTTCGAGGGCGCTGACGAGGTGCTGGCCCTACGGGTGATCGCGCGCACCCTGCTCCAGGACGCGCTCTAG